One Micromonospora eburnea genomic region harbors:
- the mads2 gene encoding methylation-associated defense system DNA methyltransferase MAD2, whose product MGQAAVGSGDQQVPIADDQLPEDVIIDLITGDAVKETEKEKVRQELIRGLWREYRIPLADMARDFPVPTLTEEGRRRIRRADIAIFRPGTAHTADNVQRVVICKPRPKNGKVTKIRTHEQARRDLEELEVLMGYDLALQIEYGMWANGVDYFFLHKKQERFGVTYHPMTSWPLVNDSLAGPNSLISAAKLRRGEAGMLKTAFRRCHNYIHGNEGMSKDAAFWQFLYLLFAKVHDEQVSKGDPNARRFYALPEEPYDDEGRRKIRRRVLDLFAEVKQEYPDFTARDEITLSDRALAFIVSELGAYDLDDTEIDVKGLAYQELVGTNLRGDRGQYFTPRGAVQLMVDILDPQADETVFDPACGTGGFLRETLRHRLVSWQVAEDTANRSKTPQQLAAYRSRLRGYAEKYLFGADFDPSLVRATNLNVMLLTGGPGNIYHMDSLAFPVGHLDGLAEARSRIPLNSIDVLMTNPPFGTDIKIVDGDVLNHYRDGVAKSWSRNKETGQLNAADRDAAPPMAPEQLFIQRAVEWVKPGGRIGIVLPNGILSNPGPADEAIRRWILANCWVLASVELPVETFIVEANVNILTTLLFLKKKTAEERMDQTLGVQQDYPVFMAVAEKVGVDRRGNEVYERKPNGDIIYTTYVETEEVLNPDGRTETRVIQRRQKVIDNDLPKIAEAYHAFRRHHPEPGKPR is encoded by the coding sequence ATGGGTCAGGCAGCGGTAGGTAGTGGCGACCAGCAAGTCCCGATCGCCGACGACCAGCTGCCTGAGGACGTGATCATCGACCTGATCACCGGCGACGCGGTCAAGGAGACCGAGAAGGAGAAGGTCCGGCAGGAGCTCATCCGGGGTCTCTGGCGGGAGTACCGGATCCCCCTGGCCGATATGGCCCGTGACTTTCCGGTGCCGACCCTTACCGAGGAGGGCCGCCGGCGCATCCGCCGCGCGGACATCGCGATCTTCCGGCCGGGCACCGCGCACACCGCCGACAACGTGCAGCGGGTAGTGATCTGCAAGCCGCGCCCGAAGAACGGCAAGGTCACCAAGATCCGCACCCATGAGCAGGCCCGGCGCGACCTGGAAGAGCTGGAAGTGCTCATGGGCTACGACCTGGCACTCCAGATCGAGTATGGGATGTGGGCCAACGGCGTCGACTACTTCTTTCTGCACAAGAAGCAGGAACGGTTCGGGGTCACCTACCACCCTATGACTAGTTGGCCGCTGGTCAACGACAGTCTCGCCGGCCCCAATAGCCTGATCTCGGCTGCTAAGTTGCGTCGAGGCGAAGCGGGCATGCTCAAGACTGCCTTCCGTCGCTGCCACAACTACATTCACGGCAACGAGGGCATGTCCAAGGACGCCGCCTTCTGGCAGTTCCTCTACCTTCTCTTCGCCAAGGTCCACGACGAGCAGGTGAGCAAGGGTGATCCGAACGCCCGCCGGTTCTACGCCCTGCCCGAGGAGCCTTACGACGACGAGGGCCGGCGAAAGATCCGACGGCGGGTGCTCGACCTCTTCGCCGAGGTGAAGCAGGAATACCCCGACTTCACTGCACGGGACGAGATCACTCTCTCCGACCGGGCGCTCGCCTTCATCGTCAGTGAGCTCGGGGCCTACGACCTCGACGACACCGAGATCGACGTCAAGGGGCTCGCCTATCAGGAGCTGGTCGGCACCAATCTGCGTGGTGACCGGGGGCAGTACTTCACCCCCCGGGGAGCTGTGCAGTTGATGGTCGACATCCTCGATCCGCAGGCGGACGAGACGGTCTTCGACCCGGCCTGCGGGACGGGCGGCTTCCTCCGGGAGACGCTTCGCCACCGGCTGGTCAGTTGGCAGGTCGCCGAGGACACCGCCAACCGGTCCAAGACGCCTCAGCAGCTCGCCGCCTATCGCAGCCGGCTCCGCGGCTACGCCGAGAAATACCTCTTCGGGGCGGACTTCGACCCTTCTCTGGTGCGCGCCACCAACCTCAACGTCATGCTGCTCACCGGCGGACCGGGCAACATCTACCACATGGACTCGCTCGCCTTCCCGGTCGGGCATTTGGACGGGCTCGCCGAGGCGCGCAGTCGCATCCCACTCAACAGCATCGACGTGTTGATGACCAACCCGCCCTTCGGCACTGATATCAAGATCGTCGATGGCGACGTCCTGAATCACTACCGCGACGGGGTGGCGAAGTCGTGGTCCCGCAACAAGGAGACGGGCCAGCTCAACGCCGCAGACCGGGACGCGGCTCCGCCGATGGCCCCCGAGCAGCTCTTCATCCAACGCGCGGTCGAGTGGGTCAAGCCCGGGGGGCGGATCGGTATCGTCCTCCCGAATGGCATCCTGTCGAATCCCGGCCCGGCGGACGAGGCGATCCGGCGGTGGATCCTGGCGAACTGCTGGGTGCTGGCCAGCGTCGAGCTGCCGGTCGAGACGTTCATCGTCGAGGCGAACGTCAATATTCTGACCACCCTGCTCTTCCTCAAGAAGAAAACGGCGGAGGAAAGGATGGATCAGACTCTCGGGGTGCAGCAGGATTACCCGGTCTTCATGGCGGTAGCCGAGAAGGTGGGCGTCGACCGTCGCGGCAACGAGGTCTACGAGCGAAAGCCGAACGGCGACATCATCTACACGACGTACGTCGAGACCGAGGAGGTGCTGAATCCCGACGGCCGCACCGAGACCCGGGTGATCCAGCGACGACAGAAGGTCATCGACAACGACCTGCCGAAGATCGCTGAGGCGTACCA